The Terriglobus tenax genome contains a region encoding:
- the asd gene encoding aspartate-semialdehyde dehydrogenase: protein MERRKVGILGATGMVGQRFIQLLANHPWFEITWLAASDRSAGKTYGEATNWKLDTPLPAQIAKMIVQPNTVPTPAQLASGEVPRIIFSSVDSPIAKELEPAYAEAGCAVISNSSAFRMTPDVPLVVPEVNSDHFGLLETQTSRKASGGFLVTNPNCCAIGLVLALAPLEKAFGIESLFVTTMQAVSGAGYPGVPSLDILGNVVPFIKNEEEKLEEEVGKLLGTFTGDADAGTGSLDFLDAKVSAHCNRVPVIDGHTECVSIKLKKPATKEEMIAAWREFQPLRAHHLPSAPLHPVEYDEAENRPQPRLDIGRGNGMATTVGRVRPCSLLDWKFVLLSHNTVRGAAGAAILNAEILAVMGKFKFAGARQETLVNA, encoded by the coding sequence GCAGCTTCCGACCGCTCCGCCGGCAAAACCTACGGCGAAGCCACCAACTGGAAACTGGACACGCCGCTGCCCGCGCAGATCGCCAAAATGATCGTCCAGCCGAACACGGTTCCCACCCCCGCCCAGCTTGCGAGCGGTGAGGTACCGCGCATCATCTTCTCGTCGGTCGACTCGCCCATCGCCAAGGAACTGGAGCCCGCGTATGCCGAGGCCGGCTGCGCCGTCATCTCCAACTCCTCGGCCTTCCGCATGACGCCGGACGTCCCGCTGGTCGTCCCCGAGGTCAACTCGGACCACTTCGGCCTGCTGGAGACCCAGACCTCGCGCAAGGCGAGCGGCGGCTTCCTGGTCACCAATCCCAACTGTTGCGCCATTGGCCTGGTACTGGCCCTGGCACCGCTTGAGAAGGCCTTCGGCATCGAGAGCCTGTTCGTCACCACCATGCAGGCCGTCTCCGGCGCCGGCTACCCCGGTGTGCCCTCGCTCGACATCCTTGGCAACGTCGTCCCGTTCATCAAGAACGAGGAAGAGAAGCTGGAAGAGGAAGTGGGCAAGCTGCTGGGCACCTTCACCGGCGATGCCGACGCAGGCACCGGCTCCCTCGACTTTCTGGACGCCAAGGTCTCCGCGCACTGCAACCGCGTTCCGGTCATTGACGGCCACACCGAGTGCGTCAGCATCAAGCTGAAGAAGCCTGCGACCAAAGAAGAGATGATCGCCGCATGGCGCGAGTTCCAGCCCCTGCGCGCGCATCACCTGCCGTCGGCCCCGCTGCACCCGGTGGAGTATGACGAGGCGGAGAACCGCCCGCAGCCGCGTCTGGATATTGGCCGCGGCAACGGCATGGCCACCACGGTCGGTCGCGTGCGTCCGTGCAGCCTGCTGGACTGGAAGTTCGTCCTGCTGTCGCACAACACGGTTCGCGGCGCCGCCGGAGCTGCCATTCTGAACGCCGAAATCCTCGCCGTGATGGGCAAGTTCAAGTTTGCCGGAGCACGGCAGGAAACACTGGTGAACGCATGA
- a CDS encoding aminopeptidase: MSNAVASQSFETKLDALALVTVRVGLNLRAGQELVITAPLESLPLVRRITEQAYKAGATLVTTFFGDDELTLARYKYAPDESFDKTNAWLSEGIANAYRSGAARLGITGANPSLLAGQDPNKVSRANIAASKASKPAMEIITRHEINWTIVACATPAWASLVFPSLPQEEAVAKLWEAIFAASRSDQPDPVLAWQQHGARLKERVDFLNNKRYHALRFHSNDGLTDLTVGLADDHLWAGGGTTAGNGIYCQPNIPTEECFTTPHKDRVNGRVRASKPLSHQGTLIENISVHFENGRIIDASASAGEEALKKLIATDEGAARLGEVALVPHHSPIAESGLLFWNTLFDENAASHIALGQAYSTCIIGGEKMAEDELNKLGANSSLIHVDWMIGSAQMNVDGVHADGTSEPLMRNGNWA; the protein is encoded by the coding sequence ATGTCTAACGCCGTTGCTTCCCAGTCTTTTGAAACCAAGCTCGACGCCCTCGCGCTCGTCACCGTCCGCGTCGGTCTGAACCTCCGCGCAGGGCAGGAACTGGTCATCACCGCTCCGCTTGAGTCGCTGCCCCTCGTCCGCCGCATCACCGAGCAAGCCTACAAGGCCGGAGCCACGCTGGTGACCACCTTCTTCGGCGATGACGAGCTGACGCTGGCACGCTACAAGTACGCTCCGGACGAAAGCTTCGACAAGACCAACGCCTGGCTCTCCGAAGGCATCGCCAATGCCTACCGCTCCGGCGCGGCGCGCCTCGGCATCACCGGCGCCAACCCCTCGCTGCTGGCCGGGCAGGATCCCAACAAGGTCTCCCGCGCCAACATCGCCGCCAGCAAAGCCAGCAAGCCTGCGATGGAGATCATCACCCGCCACGAGATCAACTGGACCATCGTCGCCTGCGCCACCCCCGCCTGGGCCTCGCTCGTCTTCCCCAGCCTGCCGCAGGAGGAAGCCGTCGCCAAACTGTGGGAGGCCATCTTCGCCGCCTCACGTTCGGACCAGCCCGACCCCGTCCTGGCATGGCAGCAGCATGGCGCCCGCCTGAAGGAGCGCGTCGATTTCCTGAACAACAAGCGCTACCACGCGCTGCGCTTCCACTCGAACGACGGGCTGACGGATCTTACGGTTGGCCTCGCCGACGATCACCTGTGGGCCGGCGGTGGCACCACTGCGGGCAACGGAATCTACTGCCAGCCCAACATCCCCACGGAAGAGTGCTTCACCACGCCGCACAAGGACCGGGTCAACGGTCGCGTCCGCGCCTCGAAGCCTCTCTCCCACCAGGGCACGCTCATCGAGAACATCAGCGTCCACTTTGAGAACGGCCGCATCATCGACGCCTCCGCCTCGGCAGGCGAAGAAGCCCTGAAGAAGCTGATCGCCACCGACGAAGGCGCGGCCCGCCTTGGCGAAGTTGCTCTCGTACCGCATCACTCGCCCATCGCCGAGAGCGGCCTGCTCTTCTGGAACACGCTCTTTGACGAGAACGCAGCCAGCCACATCGCCCTGGGCCAGGCCTACTCCACCTGCATCATCGGCGGCGAAAAAATGGCCGAAGACGAGCTGAACAAACTCGGAGCCAACAGCTCCCTCATCCACGTCGACTGGATGATCGGCAGCGCGCAGATGAACGTCGATGGCGTCCACGCGGACGGCACCAGCGAACCCCTGATGCGCAACGGAAACTGGGCCTAG
- a CDS encoding type II toxin-antitoxin system RelE/ParE family toxin: MKTFKVTGPAQRDLEAAVEFLLERSELAALNLIEELYDAFRMLLRHPRSGNVRAHLAPAPIRVWVVNDYLVFYRNTTKQLLILAIWYGARNLTPLLRSRLK, from the coding sequence GTGAAGACCTTCAAGGTTACCGGCCCTGCGCAACGGGACCTGGAAGCAGCCGTCGAATTTCTGTTGGAACGCAGCGAACTGGCGGCTCTCAACCTGATTGAAGAGCTATATGACGCCTTTCGAATGCTGCTCCGCCATCCGCGTTCTGGCAATGTCCGTGCACACCTTGCGCCGGCTCCAATTCGAGTCTGGGTCGTCAACGACTATCTCGTCTTCTATCGCAACACGACGAAGCAATTATTGATCCTGGCCATATGGTATGGAGCCCGCAACCTAACTCCACTGCTTCGATCTCGCTTAAAGTAG
- the dapA gene encoding 4-hydroxy-tetrahydrodipicolinate synthase, which produces MDLQGCGTAIITPFRSDNSIDEPAISSLVHWQIDSGISFLVATGSTGEASTLTESETYRVIETVVGTADGRVPVIAGCTHNSTAEAVARVEKLSQIPGLSGILTANPFYNKPPQEGQYLHFKAIADASHLPVMLYNIPGRTAANLEPATVLRLAEHPKIFGIKESSGNMAQISEIIASAPRNFKVFAGDDSLALPVISQGGAGLISVGSNIIPRHMAEMVASALANDWPTARRIQRHYAKFLNALYWEPNPAPTKAILNLMGRIEGSLRLPMMEVSPVTRRKLDILIGELGLLVDTAPTGEDLRMF; this is translated from the coding sequence ATGGACTTACAAGGCTGCGGAACCGCGATTATTACGCCTTTCCGCTCAGACAATTCGATCGACGAGCCTGCGATTAGCTCCCTCGTCCATTGGCAGATCGACTCCGGCATCAGCTTCCTGGTCGCTACCGGCTCCACGGGCGAGGCATCTACCCTTACCGAATCAGAAACCTACCGGGTTATTGAGACCGTCGTCGGCACCGCTGACGGACGCGTCCCCGTCATCGCCGGATGCACGCACAACAGCACGGCCGAAGCCGTCGCGCGGGTCGAGAAGCTCTCGCAAATTCCCGGCCTCTCCGGCATCCTGACCGCGAACCCCTTCTACAACAAGCCTCCGCAAGAGGGCCAGTACCTGCACTTCAAGGCCATTGCGGACGCCTCGCACCTGCCCGTGATGCTCTACAACATCCCCGGTCGCACGGCGGCGAACCTTGAACCCGCGACGGTGCTGCGCCTGGCCGAGCATCCGAAGATCTTCGGCATCAAGGAAAGCTCCGGCAACATGGCGCAGATCTCTGAGATCATTGCCAGCGCGCCACGCAACTTCAAGGTCTTCGCAGGCGATGACAGCCTGGCCCTGCCCGTCATCTCGCAGGGCGGCGCCGGTCTGATTTCGGTCGGCTCCAACATCATTCCACGCCACATGGCGGAGATGGTGGCCTCCGCGCTGGCCAATGACTGGCCCACCGCGCGCCGCATTCAGCGCCACTACGCCAAGTTCCTGAACGCCCTGTACTGGGAGCCGAACCCGGCACCCACCAAGGCCATCCTGAACCTGATGGGCAGGATTGAAGGCAGCCTTCGTCTGCCCATGATGGAGGTCAGCCCGGTGACGCGCCGCAAGCTCGACATCCTGATCGGCGAGCTTGGCCTGCTGGTCGATACCGCCCCCACGGGCGAAGATCTGCGAATGTTCTAA
- a CDS encoding alpha/beta hydrolase, with protein MRIKALLSALLLSGTFSAPAQVVTLPLWPNGMPEAWAPGAETETMKPADKLVGGKSVSKITNIEKSTLALYQPEKKTGAAVVVFPGGGYRILAYDLEGTEVCQWLNAAGVACVLVKYRVPVKEHYPASTIDLEDAQKAVRMTRMHAKEWGIDPSRVGVLGFSAGGHLVAALSNHSDFKRQNEPAEETAVSAKPDFTVMIYPAYLTDETLKVIDEGVKPTSATPPTFLLQAEDDPVHEENVLVYFQALKEAKVKAELHVYAEGGHGYGSRADKLPIVKWPALVTTWMQTIGVLR; from the coding sequence GTGCGTATAAAAGCTCTTCTCTCTGCCCTTCTACTCAGTGGTACTTTTTCTGCTCCGGCGCAGGTGGTCACTCTGCCGCTGTGGCCTAACGGAATGCCCGAGGCGTGGGCTCCCGGAGCCGAGACAGAGACGATGAAGCCGGCGGACAAGCTGGTGGGTGGCAAGTCCGTCTCAAAGATCACCAACATTGAGAAGTCGACGCTGGCGCTCTACCAGCCGGAGAAGAAGACCGGAGCTGCGGTGGTGGTCTTTCCAGGTGGCGGATACCGCATCCTGGCCTACGACCTGGAGGGAACGGAGGTCTGCCAGTGGCTGAATGCGGCGGGCGTGGCCTGCGTCCTGGTGAAGTACCGCGTGCCGGTGAAGGAGCATTATCCGGCCAGCACGATCGATCTTGAGGACGCACAAAAAGCGGTGCGGATGACGCGAATGCACGCGAAGGAGTGGGGCATTGACCCCTCGCGCGTCGGCGTCCTCGGGTTCTCAGCCGGTGGCCACCTGGTAGCTGCTTTGAGCAACCACTCTGACTTCAAGCGGCAGAACGAGCCCGCGGAAGAAACCGCGGTCAGTGCGAAGCCAGACTTTACGGTGATGATCTATCCGGCGTACCTGACGGACGAGACGCTGAAGGTGATAGACGAGGGCGTGAAACCGACCTCCGCAACGCCGCCGACATTCCTCTTACAGGCCGAGGACGACCCGGTGCATGAGGAGAACGTACTGGTGTACTTCCAGGCATTGAAAGAGGCCAAGGTGAAGGCGGAGCTTCACGTCTACGCCGAGGGCGGGCACGGCTACGGATCGCGCGCGGACAAGTTGCCGATTGTGAAGTGGCCCGCACTGGTGACCACGTGGATGCAGACGATTGGCGTGCTGCGGTAA
- a CDS encoding response regulator — translation MNPQFPLRTILLVDDDSDIRSLYKAFLQHAGYTVLSCHSAQRAAEVFTSKPNIDLLLTDIHMPEITGIELAHTLTAERPKLPVILFSGDDLPAEHAAGIVARSWRFVQKPVSLPYLLDLIHTVLTPSVSTRNYGQGWSIPA, via the coding sequence ATGAATCCGCAGTTCCCCCTTCGCACCATCCTGCTCGTCGACGACGACTCTGACATCCGCTCTCTCTACAAGGCATTCCTGCAGCACGCTGGCTATACCGTGCTCAGTTGCCATAGTGCGCAGCGCGCGGCAGAGGTCTTCACCAGCAAACCCAATATCGACCTGCTGCTCACCGACATTCATATGCCGGAGATCACCGGCATTGAGCTGGCGCATACCCTTACCGCCGAACGCCCCAAGCTGCCTGTCATTCTGTTCAGCGGCGATGACCTTCCGGCAGAGCATGCCGCGGGTATCGTTGCCCGCTCCTGGCGCTTTGTGCAGAAACCGGTCAGCCTGCCCTATCTTCTGGATCTGATCCACACCGTTCTGACGCCCTCCGTAAGCACGCGCAACTACGGCCAGGGATGGTCCATCCCCGCGTAG
- a CDS encoding 4-hydroxy-tetrahydrodipicolinate reductase encodes MRILVLGHGKTGKLVADVAHERGHGVHVLDAKENPNAQALTPPFVTLFDVVIDFTTPEAVIPNLRACLATGARVVVGTTGWYDKLPDMRSLAERKEAGLLYGTNYSIGTQVMFQAASVLASGLAKAGYEFTIEETHHTSKLDAPSGTALSLKAALGGIDAPITSHREGDTVGIHTLVATSKGDRVVLTHEAFSRRAFADGAVRAAEWLSTRKGCYDFKDIFSEL; translated from the coding sequence ATGCGTATCCTCGTCCTCGGACACGGTAAGACTGGCAAGCTCGTCGCTGACGTCGCGCATGAGCGCGGACACGGCGTCCACGTTCTCGATGCGAAAGAGAACCCCAACGCGCAGGCACTGACGCCTCCGTTCGTCACACTCTTCGATGTGGTGATTGACTTCACCACACCCGAGGCAGTGATCCCCAACCTGCGCGCCTGCCTCGCCACCGGAGCCCGCGTCGTAGTAGGCACCACGGGCTGGTATGACAAGCTGCCCGACATGCGCAGCCTGGCCGAACGCAAGGAAGCCGGCCTGCTCTATGGCACCAACTACTCCATCGGAACTCAGGTGATGTTCCAGGCCGCCTCCGTACTGGCTAGTGGGCTGGCCAAAGCCGGCTACGAGTTCACCATCGAAGAGACCCACCACACCAGCAAGCTGGACGCACCCAGCGGCACCGCCCTGAGCCTGAAGGCTGCGCTGGGTGGCATTGACGCCCCCATCACCAGCCATCGCGAGGGCGATACCGTCGGCATCCACACGCTGGTGGCCACTTCCAAGGGCGACAGGGTGGTCCTGACCCACGAGGCCTTCAGCCGCCGCGCCTTCGCGGATGGCGCTGTCCGCGCCGCCGAATGGCTTTCCACCCGCAAGGGCTGCTACGACTTCAAGGACATCTTCTCCGAGCTGTAA
- a CDS encoding TonB-dependent receptor plug domain-containing protein has translation MRKAVALAFLMGAGGSMWAQQKQKDAPEVRTTVVVVGAPDALAEEDSSRATTVQMVEEKRLALSDINDLLRSDPSVDIQQRGGAGVQADLSIRGSSYAQTLVLLNGLRVNDAQTSHFNMDLPVPLAALGAAHLLHGAGSTLYGSDAVSGVVNFVTRPAGDGLRLRLQAGGGSFGGQEQSAMATWGKGRLSQVFAGGRDFSSGFMADRDYRSEEASSETRFHTAAGDSDVLLAGSDRAYGANGFYGNYVSWERTKGWFAALNQQINLKTQAAVSYRRHTDLFVLTRSNPAGYKNQHVDSSWQGVVRRQDTLPWKPATLFYGLETNADQIDSTNLGRHGRNRSAGYLDLEVRGHGRGTLSVGLREEIFSGGNHVMVPSIAGSFWLGTKVKVRASVGRGYRLPTFTDLYYSDPTSLGNAALRPESAWSYDGGVDWYAGRRFSASVTGFTSRQTNVIDYVRASAAEKWRAANLTSVHLTGAEAAVDWRPMSGQNVRVSFTQVSGAREALHGLQSVYVFNFPSQNASVEWVGRWQSGLLLRQRVRAVNRLNRNAYPVWDASAAWEGKRAQPYFRMTNGSDAQYQEIVGVPMPGRGYMAGVVVMLGKSR, from the coding sequence ATGAGAAAAGCAGTGGCGCTTGCGTTCCTGATGGGCGCGGGTGGAAGTATGTGGGCGCAGCAGAAGCAGAAGGATGCGCCCGAGGTTCGAACGACAGTGGTTGTGGTGGGTGCACCCGATGCGCTGGCGGAGGAAGACTCCTCCCGCGCGACAACCGTGCAGATGGTGGAAGAGAAGCGGCTTGCGTTGAGCGACATCAACGACCTGCTCCGCAGCGATCCTTCGGTGGACATTCAGCAGCGTGGCGGCGCGGGTGTGCAGGCGGACCTGTCGATCCGCGGCAGCTCGTACGCGCAGACGCTAGTGCTATTGAATGGCTTGCGCGTGAACGACGCGCAGACCTCGCACTTCAACATGGACTTGCCGGTTCCGCTGGCGGCGCTCGGTGCGGCTCATCTGCTGCATGGCGCGGGCTCGACCTTGTATGGATCGGATGCGGTGAGCGGCGTGGTGAACTTTGTCACCAGGCCCGCTGGGGACGGGCTTCGGCTGCGGTTGCAGGCGGGTGGCGGCAGCTTTGGCGGACAGGAACAGTCGGCCATGGCGACGTGGGGCAAGGGCAGGCTGAGCCAGGTCTTTGCCGGGGGAAGGGATTTTTCCTCGGGCTTTATGGCGGACCGCGATTACCGGTCAGAAGAGGCAAGTTCAGAGACACGCTTTCATACGGCGGCGGGTGATTCCGATGTGCTGCTGGCGGGCAGCGACCGTGCTTATGGCGCGAATGGTTTCTATGGCAATTACGTTTCGTGGGAGCGGACGAAGGGCTGGTTTGCCGCGCTGAATCAGCAGATCAACCTGAAGACGCAGGCAGCGGTGAGCTACCGGCGGCATACGGACCTGTTTGTGCTGACGCGGTCGAATCCTGCGGGCTACAAGAACCAGCACGTGGATTCCAGCTGGCAGGGGGTGGTGCGGCGGCAGGACACACTGCCATGGAAGCCAGCGACGCTGTTTTATGGGTTGGAGACGAATGCCGATCAGATCGACAGCACCAACCTTGGCCGTCATGGCCGCAATCGCAGCGCGGGCTATCTCGATCTGGAAGTGCGCGGGCATGGGCGGGGCACGTTGTCGGTGGGGCTGCGGGAGGAGATCTTCAGTGGCGGCAACCATGTGATGGTGCCTTCGATTGCGGGCAGCTTCTGGCTGGGGACGAAGGTGAAGGTTCGGGCGAGTGTGGGGCGTGGATATCGGCTGCCGACGTTTACAGACCTGTACTACAGCGATCCGACATCGTTGGGCAATGCGGCCCTCAGGCCGGAGTCGGCCTGGAGCTACGACGGTGGCGTGGACTGGTATGCGGGGCGAAGGTTTTCGGCTTCCGTAACAGGTTTTACCTCGCGGCAGACGAATGTGATTGATTATGTCCGTGCCAGCGCTGCGGAGAAGTGGCGCGCGGCGAACCTGACCAGCGTGCATCTGACAGGTGCCGAGGCGGCGGTGGACTGGCGTCCGATGAGCGGACAGAACGTGCGCGTGTCGTTCACGCAGGTCAGCGGCGCGCGCGAGGCGCTGCATGGTCTGCAGTCGGTGTATGTGTTCAATTTCCCCTCGCAGAACGCGAGCGTGGAGTGGGTGGGGCGCTGGCAGAGTGGCCTGCTGCTGCGGCAGAGAGTGCGCGCGGTCAATCGTTTGAATCGCAATGCGTATCCGGTGTGGGATGCCTCGGCGGCCTGGGAGGGTAAGCGCGCGCAGCCATACTTCCGCATGACGAATGGAAGTGATGCGCAGTACCAGGAGATTGTGGGGGTTCCGATGCCGGGGCGCGGCTATATGGCGGGCGTGGTGGTGATGCTGGGGAAGAGCCGTTAG
- a CDS encoding type II toxin-antitoxin system ParD family antitoxin codes for MNVSLTPELEKFVEESVASGRFASASEVVRYALRAEKEHEEWVSFARRKVVEGLEAAARGDVIDGEESIARLRHIVAKKKRRTA; via the coding sequence ATGAACGTCTCCCTTACCCCCGAACTCGAGAAATTTGTTGAAGAATCGGTGGCTTCCGGTCGCTTCGCATCCGCTTCGGAAGTGGTTCGATACGCCCTGCGCGCCGAAAAGGAGCATGAAGAATGGGTAAGCTTTGCGCGCAGAAAGGTTGTGGAAGGACTGGAAGCCGCTGCCCGTGGAGATGTGATTGACGGAGAGGAATCGATTGCCAGACTGCGCCATATCGTTGCTAAAAAGAAGCGGCGAACCGCGTGA
- the lysC gene encoding lysine-sensitive aspartokinase 3, whose translation MSTARKHIVVMKFGGTSVEDAKAMNRTAEIVRTRTSKGLSPVVVVSAMAKVTDQLLAAAAAAGKGDKLGALAISARLRNRHVDTAAELLDNERFTVLQPQIAADFDSLDDLLRGIAAVGELTPRTTDNVVSYGERLSSRMVAAAFDQRGLNGVHHDARESIITDSVFGKAAPLPEKIEAKLLENVLPLIEAGKTPVMGGFIASNEAGITTTLGRGGSDYTGALIGGGLHAGAIEIWTDVNGIMTTDPRITADALRVKTISFEEAAELAYFGAKVLHPATILPAVQKNIPVWVLNSRNAANEGTKIIAAAPPCKSPFKCIAAKRKLTIIDIVSSGMLMSHGYMKAVFDIFDRHKIVVDMVSTSEVSISLTVDSTIGLDSLIEDLRTIADVKLDPNKALICLVGEDIRGHAGISGQVFTAVSHINVRMISQGASEINMSFMIEESDVEEAVRALHGKFFANPDPSVFDVEARATAQAEPETAKA comes from the coding sequence ATGAGCACCGCACGCAAGCACATCGTTGTCATGAAGTTCGGCGGTACCTCGGTTGAGGACGCCAAGGCGATGAACCGCACGGCGGAGATTGTCCGCACGCGCACCAGCAAAGGCCTGTCGCCGGTCGTCGTCGTCTCCGCCATGGCCAAGGTCACCGACCAGCTTCTGGCTGCCGCTGCCGCTGCCGGCAAGGGCGACAAACTGGGTGCCCTGGCCATCTCTGCCCGCCTGCGCAACCGCCACGTGGATACCGCGGCCGAGCTGCTGGACAACGAGCGCTTTACCGTTCTGCAGCCGCAGATCGCCGCCGACTTTGACTCGCTGGACGACCTGCTGCGCGGCATTGCCGCCGTCGGCGAACTGACTCCCCGCACCACGGATAACGTGGTCAGCTACGGCGAGCGTCTCTCGTCACGCATGGTGGCAGCCGCCTTCGACCAGCGCGGCCTGAACGGGGTTCACCACGACGCGCGCGAGTCCATCATCACGGACTCAGTCTTCGGCAAGGCTGCTCCACTGCCCGAGAAGATTGAAGCCAAGCTGCTCGAGAATGTTCTTCCGCTGATCGAAGCCGGAAAGACACCCGTCATGGGCGGCTTCATCGCCTCGAACGAGGCCGGCATCACCACAACGCTCGGCCGCGGCGGATCGGACTACACCGGCGCCCTGATCGGCGGCGGTCTGCATGCCGGAGCCATCGAGATCTGGACCGACGTCAACGGCATCATGACGACCGACCCGCGGATCACCGCCGATGCGCTCCGCGTCAAGACCATCAGCTTTGAAGAAGCCGCGGAACTGGCCTACTTCGGAGCGAAGGTCCTGCACCCGGCTACCATTCTTCCGGCCGTGCAGAAGAACATCCCGGTGTGGGTGCTGAACTCGCGCAACGCCGCCAATGAAGGCACCAAGATCATTGCCGCAGCGCCGCCCTGCAAGTCTCCGTTCAAGTGCATCGCCGCCAAGCGCAAGCTCACCATCATCGACATCGTCTCGAGCGGCATGCTGATGTCGCATGGCTACATGAAGGCTGTCTTTGACATCTTCGACCGCCACAAGATCGTCGTCGATATGGTCTCCACCTCCGAGGTCTCCATCTCGCTGACGGTGGACTCGACCATCGGCCTCGATTCCCTGATCGAAGACCTGCGCACCATCGCCGACGTGAAGCTTGACCCGAACAAGGCGTTGATCTGCCTGGTAGGCGAAGACATCCGTGGCCACGCCGGCATCTCCGGCCAGGTCTTCACGGCGGTCAGCCACATCAACGTGCGGATGATTTCGCAGGGCGCCAGCGAAATCAACATGAGCTTCATGATCGAGGAGTCGGACGTGGAAGAGGCTGTCCGCGCTCTGCACGGCAAGTTCTTCGCCAACCCCGATCCCAGCGTCTTCGATGTGGAAGCACGCGCCACAGCACAGGCCGAACCCGAAACCGCAAAAGCGTAA
- a CDS encoding TMEM175 family protein, which produces MTTHQLTPTRLEAFSDGVIAIIITIMVLELKVPHEDGFAGLRTVLPTLAIYALSFLFTGTYWINHHALIHRIRMVNHRILWANLFFLFTLSLLPYFTDWIGEHKISSFSAALYAATLLLQAIGFMLLRLAVNQMLAGQGDLDHEDHTTHRKHLLCMMIYLLAIPAAYLRPWLSFALAFVVTVIWITPTFATRRSRI; this is translated from the coding sequence ATGACCACACACCAGCTCACCCCCACCCGCCTGGAAGCCTTCTCCGACGGCGTCATCGCCATCATCATCACCATCATGGTGCTGGAATTGAAGGTTCCGCACGAAGACGGCTTCGCCGGTCTGCGCACCGTGCTACCCACGCTGGCCATCTACGCACTCAGCTTCCTGTTTACCGGCACCTACTGGATCAACCACCATGCGCTCATCCATCGCATCCGTATGGTGAACCATCGCATCCTCTGGGCCAATCTCTTCTTTCTCTTCACGCTGTCGCTGCTGCCCTACTTCACTGACTGGATCGGCGAACACAAAATCTCCTCGTTCTCCGCCGCGCTCTATGCCGCCACACTGCTGCTGCAGGCCATCGGCTTCATGCTGCTGCGCCTGGCCGTCAACCAGATGCTTGCTGGGCAGGGGGACCTTGATCACGAGGACCACACCACCCACCGCAAGCACCTGCTCTGCATGATGATTTACCTGCTGGCCATTCCCGCCGCCTACCTTCGTCCCTGGCTCTCGTTCGCTCTGGCGTTCGTTGTCACCGTCATCTGGATCACGCCCACCTTCGCCACCCGCCGCAGCCGAATCTGA